A window of the Dictyostelium discoideum AX4 chromosome 4 chromosome, whole genome shotgun sequence genome harbors these coding sequences:
- the zipA gene encoding zipper-like domain-containing protein, translating into MIGALVLTVVACVAGYFFYQFFVVKPKRIFDGALAKQQTINNNTPKQSKTNKKQQQQPTKQTTTQKKKKEQPSKPVEVKSETVKVESPKVVEPVVVKPAVTEQQPKKVEEPKKVVEKQQPPKKAAEPKKVVEQPKKVEEPKKVAEPKKVVEQPPPKKQATKVEQPPVKQPIKNTTTTTTNVIIEEEPTNFNDGTWKTVKTAPTEFEKISNLKSSINEIKNQLEKEREQSSIRINLLNDSHKKEITNKENIETTLLEKIKRLEQQIELNKSTTTQQKTPESNSPINQSTNDLQQYNYTLNGGNNTTTTTNLKKEITELQSELSNISAEKEIMVQKYQQQIVILQQQVSSFTEKVDDLTNVLSQKETKIGELTRATNGFTTKETELIRSYEDEKKRTAELLERLEMYEKMNKNITDEKDFQIEKLVDQLEAKQSEQQTTTNNLQNEISQLKQQLASNQSTESQALQSKITELSQLQSEFEKLQNQLQSKDSELLETSKKQSALLEQQSEDSQSKDEKLKSVELNLQQTLQQLQSKDQELQNVKSQLEQQSEDSESKDQKLKSVELTLQQTLQQLQDVKSQLEQQSEHNESKDEKLKSIELNLQQQLQSKDSELSSKDEQLKCLESELSSVKEQLSSQSSNTDSELSSVKDQLLSKDSELKSKDEQLSNKDSQIKSIESDLQSVKDQLSSKDQELQSTKDQLSSKDEQLSNKDTQIKSIESDLQSVKDQLSSKDQELQSTKDQLSSKDQELQSTKDQLSTKDQELQSAKDQLSCQSSTTDQLSAKDTELQSTKDQLSSKDSELQSIKDQLSTKDSELQSSKDQLSSKDSELQSIKDQLSSKDSDLQSVKDQLSSKDSDLQSTKDQLSSKDQELQSVKDELTSKDQELQQITSKQSEQDSKVSQIQQDLENKNAEFLSVTFEKQTEIDQLKTQIQDLNNIINNNKNNNNNNNNSNTENGNANGNGEIKADDIQSLQDQIDEGKARYDVISNQNKQLQASLAEANTKFENAQKRLDITTNLYKQLREQK; encoded by the coding sequence atgaTAGGAGCATTAGTTTTAACAGTTGTGGCTTGTGTTGCAGGTTACTTTTTCTATCAATTTTTCGTTGTCAAACCAAAACGTATATTTGATGGAGCATTAGCCAAACaacaaacaattaataacaacacaccaaaacaatcaaaaactaataaaaaacaacaacaacaaccaaccaAACAAACAACCActcaaaagaaaaagaaagaacaaCCATCCAAACCAGTTGAGGTTAAATCAGAAACTGTAAAGGTTGAATCACCAAAAGTAGTTGAACCAGTAGTCGTTAAACCAGCTGTCActgaacaacaaccaaagAAAGTAGAGGAACCAAAGAAAGTTGttgaaaaacaacaaccaccaaaGAAAGCAGCAGAACCAAAGAAAGTTGTCGAACAACCAAAGAAAGTAGAGGAACCAAAGAAAGTAGCAGAACCAAAGAAAGTTGTtgaacaaccaccaccaaagAAACAAGCAACTAAAGTTGAACAACCACCAGTAAAACAACCAATCAAAaatactaccaccaccactacaaaTGTCATTATAGAAGAAGAACCaaccaattttaatgatgGTACTTGGAAAACAGTTAAAACAGCACCAacagaatttgaaaaaatttcaaatcttAAATCCAGTATCAATGAAATTAAGAATCAacttgaaaaagaaagagaacaATCAAGTATTAGAATCAATTTATTGAATGATTCTcacaaaaaagaaatcaccaataaagaaaatattgaaactACTTTATTAGAGAAAATAAAGAGATTAGAACAACAAAtcgaattaaataaatcaaccaCCACACAACAAAAAACACCAGAATCAAATTCACCAATTAATCAATCAACTAATGATTTACAACAATATAATTATACATtaaatggtggtaataatactactactactaccaattTAAAGAAAGAGATCACTGAATTACAAAGTGAactttcaaatatttcaGCAGAGAAGGAGATAATGGTAcaaaaatatcaacaacaaattgtaatacttcaacaacaagtATCATCATTCACAGAGAAAGTCGATGATTTAACCAATGTATTATCACAAAAAGAAACCAAGATTGGAGAGTTAACCAGAGCCACCAATGGTTTCACCACCAAAGAGACCGAATTGATTCGTTCCTACGAAGACGAAAAGAAACGTACAGCTGAATTGCTTGAACGTTTAGAGATGTACgagaaaatgaataaaaatatcaCTGATGAAAAAGATTTCCAAATTGAAAAACTCGTTGACCAATTAGAGGCAAAACAATCTGAACAAcaaaccaccaccaataatttacaaaatgaAATCAGTCAATTGAAGCAACAACTCGCCTCTAATCAATCCACTGAATCTCAAGCATTACAATCAAAGATCACCGAGTTGAGCCAATTACAAtctgaatttgaaaaactccaaaatcaattacaatcaaAGGATTCAGAGTTACTTGAGACTTCAAAGAAACAATCTGCTTTACTTGAACAACAATCTGAAGATAGTCAatcaaaagatgaaaaattGAAATCTGTTGAACTCAATTTACAACAAACCCtccaacaattacaatcaaaAGATCAAGAGTTACAAAATGTTAAATCTCAACTTGAACAACAATCTGAAGATAGTGAATCAAAAgatcaaaaattgaaatctGTTGAACTCACTTTACAACAAACTCTTCAACAATTACAAGATGTTAAATCTCAACTTGAACAACAATCAGAACATAACGAGtcaaaagatgaaaaattGAAATCTATTGAACTcaatttacaacaacaattacaatcaaaAGATTCAGAGTTATCTTCAAAAGATGAACAATTGAAATGCTTAGAGTCAGAGTTATCAAGTGTTAAGGAACAACTCTCATCACAATCATCAAACACTGATTCAGAATTATCAAGTGTAAAAGATCAACTTTTATCCAAGGATTcagaattaaaatcaaaggatgaacaattatcaaataaagactctcaaattaaatcaattgaatctgaTTTACAATCTGTTAAGGATCAATTATCTTCAAAGGATCAAGAATTACAATCAACCAAAGATCAATTATCTTCAAAAGATgaacaattatcaaataaagacactcaaattaaatcaattgaatctgaTTTACAATCTGTTAAAGATCAATTATCTTCAAAAGATCAAGAATTACAATCAACTAAAGATCAATTATCTTCAAAAGATCAAGAGTTACAATCAACCAAAGATCAATTATCAACTAAAGATCAAGAGTTACAATCTGCTAAAGATCAATTATCTTGTCAATCTTCAACCACTGATCAATTATCCGCTAAAGATACAGAGTTACAATCAACTAAGGATCAATTATCAAGCAAAGATTCTGAAttacaatcaattaaagatcaATTATCAACTAAAGATTCAGAGTTACAATCATCTAAAGATCAATTATCTTCAAAAGATTCAGAAttacaatcaattaaagatcaATTATCAAGCAAAGATTCAGATTTACAATCAGTTAAAGATCAATTATCCTCAAAAGATTCAGATTTACAATCAACTAAAGATCAATTATCTTCAAAAGATCAAGAGTTACAATCTGTTAAAGATGAATTAACTTCAAAGGATCAAGAGTTACAACAAATTACCTCTAAACAATCTGAACAAGATTCAAAGGTTTCTCAAATACAAcaagatttagaaaataaaaacgcTGAGTTCTTATCTGTTACTTTTGAAAAACAAACTGAAATCGATCAATTAAAAACTCAAAttcaagatttaaataatattattaataataataaaaataataataataataataataacagtaacactgaaaatggtaatgctaatggtaatggtgaaaTTAAAGCTGATGATATTCAATCTCTTCAAGATCAAATCGATGAAGGTAAAGCTCGTTATGATGTCATctcaaatcaaaataaacaattacaagCCTCCCTTGCCGAAGCTAATACCAAATTCGAAAATGCTCAAAAACGTTTGGATATAACtacaaatttatataaacaattaagagaacaaaaataa
- a CDS encoding LIM-type zinc finger-containing protein: MDTNNCGVCKTIVNPGSERVKAGTSVFHAKCFVCKECKNELESFIRSKDGSLICDECDIKLNARKCFKCQLPIQSTIVTARGKSFHNDCFNCASCEKIIKGGFFFVEGEFYCSTCDAKPSDKTKTTTPPPSEIPLPGKSGVSLANGVEIQVPNNSTNIIYVLNTNESSNGLSSSGGSGNSISGSGGTNTGSSTSSFMIHKRNNSNELNVVTPTATTTVDLLTSSTTTTPTLSPSTLSPPISTARFSNDYLISLQDDIYAKQQQQLLLLQQQQIQIQQQLQQQQLEILQKNQSLLNSSSPSPSTSSTSSTSSISQSQNLNTSQPNITQQLSNLNISNQKNGEIEKYIPKINGKTLTELLKHQSFDDILGEVLSKKISIYKELSKEEVAFGDVIASGASGKVYKGIYKGRDVAIKVYSSENFCFNIEEFDREVTIMSLIDSDHPNFTRFYGANKQNKKYLFHVSELVKSGSLRDLLLDKEKPLAYFTQLSIASDIANAMKHLHSIGVIHRDLKSLNVLITEDFTAKVIDFGTSRNVDLAKQMTLNLGTSCYMSPELFKGNGYDETCDVYAFGIVLWEIIARKEPYENINSWSIPVLVAKGERPTIPADCPSEYSKLIKACWTDKPKKRPSFKEICDTLKKISESLTLKRNKK; encoded by the exons atggataccAATAATTGTGGAGTTTGTAAAACAATAGTAAATCCTGGTAGTGAAAGAGTTAAAGCTGGTACAAGTGTATTTCATGCAAAATGTTTTGTTTGTAAAGAatgtaaaaatgaattagaaTCATTTATTAGATCAAAAGATGGAAGTTTAATATGTGATGAATgtgatataaaattaaatgccAGAAAATGTTTCAAATGTCAATTACCAATTCAATCAACAATAGTAACAGCACGTGGTAAAAGTTTTCATAATGATTGCTTTAATTGTGCTTCT tgtgaaaaaattattaaaggtggtttcttttttgttGAGGGTGAATTTTATTGTTCAACATGTGATGCCAAACCATCagataaaacaaaaacaacaacaccaccaccatcagaAATACCATTACCAGGTAAGAGTGGTGTGTCATTAGCAAATGGAGTAGAAATCCAAGTACCAAATAATTCTACCAATATAATTTATGTTTTAAATACAAATGAAAGTTCAAATGGTTTATCAtctagtggtggtagtggaaATAGTAtaagtggtagtggtggtactAATACAGGTAGTAGCACTTCCTCCTTTATGATacataaaagaaataattccAATGAATTAAATGTTGTAACACCAACTGCAACTACAACTGTTGATTTATTGacttcatcaacaacaactacaccaacattatcaccatcaactTTATCACCTCCAATTTCAACCGCTAGGTTTTCAAATGATTACTTAATTAGTCTACAAGATGATATATATgctaaacaacaacaacaactcttactattacaacaacaacaaattcaaatccaacaacaattacaacaacaacaattggaAATTTTACAGAAAAATCAATCccttttaaattcatcatcaccatcaccatcaacatcatcaacatcatcaacatcatcaatttcacaatctcaaaatttaaatacttCACAACCAAATATTACTcaacaattatcaaatttaaatatttcaaatcaaaagaatggtg aaattgaaaaatatattccaaaaattaatggtaaaaCTTTAacagaattattaaaacatcaATCATTTGATGATATTCTTGGTGAAGTTTTAAGTAAAAAGATTAGTATTTATAAAGAGTTATCAAAAGAAGAAGTAGCCTTTGGTGATGTTATTGCTTCTGGTGCAAGTGGTAAAGTTTATAAAGGTATTTATAAAGGTAGAGATGTTGCAATTAAAGTTTATAGTTCAgaaaatttttgttttaatattgaagaaTTTGATAGAGAAGTTACAATTATGAg tttaaTTGATAGTGATCATCCAAATTTTACAAGATTTTATGGtgcaaataaacaaaataaaaaatatttattccaTGTTAGTGAATTAGTTAAAAGTGGTAGTTTAAGAGATTTATTATTGGATAAAGAGAAACCACTTGCTTATTTCACTCAACTTTCAATTGCATCAGATATTGCAAATGCAATGAAACATTTACATTCAATTGGTGTTATTCATCgtgatttaaaaagtttaaatgttttaatcacTGAAGATTTCACTGCAAAAGTTATTGATTTTGGTACTTCTAGAAATGTAGATTTGGCAAAACAAATGACATTGAATTTAGGTACTTCTTGTTATATGTCCCCTGAATTATTCAAAGGTAATGGTTATGATGAAACTTGTGATGTCTATGCATTTGGTATCGTTTTATGGGAAATCATTGCAAGAAAAGAACcatatgaaaatattaattcttgGAGTATTCCAGTTTTGGTGGCAAAAGGTGAAAGACCAACAATTCCTGCTGATTGTCCTTCtgaatattcaaaattaattaaagcaTGTTGGACAGATAAACCTAAAAAGAGACCTTCTTTCAAAGAAATTTGTGACACCTTAAAAAAGATTTCTGAAAGTTTAactttaaaaagaaataaaaaataa
- a CDS encoding DUF914 family protein, whose translation MTGIISSIKESSFFKSGFIDKRLIKKRLTGLALGQLLSVMIAGTGIFSQLLVKKYGVNIPTTQSLLNYILLCVYLLVLVKRGVLWETIKTKSIYFAPLALVDLEANYIVVKAYQYTTITSVMLLDCFTIPCVVVLSRIFLKTRFTFVHIIAVLIALAGMAILVVSDIIEGESANGGSNPLLGDFLCLASSVCYAISNVGQEATVKKYDRVTYLAMIGLYGSIFCGIQIAILERNELATMAWSGGVVGYIVGFALCLFIMYSFTPTMMEIAGATVMNLSLLTSDMFGIIVAIFVFDRDLSWLYFLSFFVIVSALVIYNLSAPHVKSSEVQNLINNDNSNNNNISNYNNGSLNDSSNNNNNSNNNSSDLTNSSTNLILDNGDEITPGGADILSSTVDEITTSGESEENLNGLENNENNV comes from the coding sequence atgacaggaataatttcatcaattaaagaatcaaGCTTTTTCAAGAGTGGATTTATTGATAaaagattaataaaaaagagattAACAGGTTTAGCATTAGGACAATTGTTATCGGTTATGATAGCAGGTACAGGTATATTTAGTCAATTGTTAGTAAAAAAGTATGGAGTTAATATACCAACAACACAATCTCTattgaattatattttattatgcGTTTATTTATTGGTGTTGGTAAAACGTGGTGTATTGTGGGAGACTATTAAGACCAAGTCAATCTATTTCGCACCATTGGCATTGGTAGATTTGGAAGCTAATTACATTGTGGTGAAAGCTTATCAATATACAACCATCACAAGTGTTATGTTATTGGACTGTTTCACTATTCCATGTGTAGTGGTATTGTCAAGAATATTCCTAAAGACAAGATTCACATTCGTACATATCATCGCTGTGCTAATTGCATTGGCGGGTATGGCAATATTGGTGGTTTCAGATATAATCGAGGGCGAATCGGCCAATGGCGGCTCCAACCCGTTGTTGGGCGATTTCCTCTGTTTGGCAAGCTCTGTTTGTTATGCAATTTCAAATGTGGGTCAAGAGGCAACTGTTAAAAAGTATGATCGTGTAACTTATCTTGCAATGATTGGTCTATATGGTAGCATTTTCTGTGGTATTCAAATTGCAATCTTAGAGAGAAACGAATTGGCAACCATGGCATGGAGTGGTGGTGTCGTTGGTTATATCGTTGGCTTTGCACTTTGTCTATTCATTATGTACTCTTTCACACCAACAATGATGGAAATAGCCGGTGCCACCGTTATGAATCTCTCTTTGTTAACCTCTGACATGTTTGGTATTATCGTTGCAATCTTTGTTTTCGACAGGGACTTATCTTGGCTCTATTTCCTCTCATTCTTTGTCATTGTTTCCGCTTTGGTTATTTATAATCTTTCAGCACCCCATGTAAAATCTTCTGAAGTTCAAAAtctaattaataatgataatagtaataataataatattagtaattataataatggtagTTTAAatgatagtagtaataataataataatagtaataataatagttctGACTTAACAAATAGTTctacaaatttaattttggataatggtgatgaaattACACCTGGTGGTGCTGATATTCTCTCATCGACTGTTGATGAAATTACTACGAGTGGAGAAAGtgaagaaaatttaaatggtttagaaaacaatgaaaataatgtttga
- a CDS encoding proteasome component region PCI domain-containing protein (Similar to PINT), which produces MTIFIDLASLEDLYNDLISHIETLRKKKGSEYSVADYQILIGEQRTVEFLSKIVSNETEFLFKECKDSDKDIEGFFNVILTILHKLENEDEINIVSQKIRDSLSAHPTENSQLKIKILTNLFNSFQPKSTQRYDIFFALVKLASDSNNLEFVKYQITDIDSWLEDWNVSIQQKRKLYKLISNIFKEKQRMLSHQFLVKYLQTFTKEDSQEAQEDAVRVCIESISLQELYQSDYLLDLPAVQYLEGSTVSANSLTYELMKIFATEQLDSFLQFQQKNPNFLSTIGLSNDDCLQKIRLLSLATLTSEQSKVPYSLISKMLQIDENEVEMWVINAMEGDLLDAKLDQLNRIVNVNSSTQRVFNKSQWSQLGQRFSVWKSSVKNLLQVIENAKTTQVKPFYFQTR; this is translated from the exons ATGACAATTTTCATAGATTTAGCATCATTAGAAGATTTATACAATGATTTAATCTCACATATTGAAACtttaagaaaaaagaaaggtTCAGAATACTCTGTTGCtgattatcaaattttaattggtgaacAACGTACTGTTGAATTCTTATCAAAAATCGTTTCAAATGAAACTGAATTCTTATTCAAAGAGTGTAAAGATTCAGATAAAG atATTGAAGGattttttaatgttattTTAACTATTTTACataaattagaaaatgaagatgaaatCAATATTGTCTCACAAAAGATTAGAGATTCATTATCTGCCCACCCAACTGAAAActcacaattaaaaattaaaat TTTAACCAACCTTTTCAATTCATTCCAACCAAAATCAACACAAAGATATGATATCTTTTTCGCTCTTGTTAAATTAGCATCAGATTCCAATAATCTTGAATTTGTTAAATATCAAATCACAGATATTGATAGTTGGTTAGAAGATTGGAATGTATCAATtcaacaaaaaagaaaattatataaacttatttcaaatattttcaaagaaaaacaaag aaTGTTATCACATCAATTTTTAgttaaatatttacaaacATTTACAAAAGAAGATTCACAAGAAGCACAAGAAGATGCAGTTAGAGTTTgtattgaatcaatttcattacaaGAACTTTATCAATCAGATTACTTGTTAGATTTACCAGCTGTTCAATATTTAGAAGGATCAACAGTTTCAGCAAATAGTTTAACCTatgaattaatgaaaattttcgCTACTGAACAATTAGATTCCTTCTTACAATTCCAACAAAAGAATCCAAACTTCCTCTCAACCATTGGTCTCTCAAATGATGATTGTCTTCAAAAGATTCGTCTTTTATCTTTGGCCACTTTAACCTCTGAACAAAGTAAAGTTCCATACAGTTTAATCTCAAAAATGCTTCAAATCGATGAAAATGAAGTTGAAATGTGGGTTATCAATGCAATGGAAGGTGATTTATTAGATGCCAAATTAGATCAATTAAATCGTATCGTTAATGttaa CTCATCAACTCAAAGAGTTTTCAATAAATCTCAATGGTCTCAATTAGGTCAACGTTTCTCTGTTTGGAAATCAAGTGTTAAAAATTTACTCCAAGTTATCGAAAATGCTAAAACTACTCAAGTTAAACCATTCTATTTCCAAACTCGttaa
- the arpF gene encoding actin related protein 6 has product MTSNTGMLPLTPGLGPLAPSIYASNTNNKVLIIDNGGHTLKIATNNPSQPHIIVPNQVGKVKNEKHQIMGEELINYNDPSEVRSRNPMEKGYITNWGLEKEIWDYAFKRDDMKIKPQDYNLLLTEAPNSLDDLRKTMYEVVYEQYKFKSLYLTTSSTLGLVHIKQQLLQYQQQQHQPPLDASMISLLKSPCHLVVDCGYSSTHIIPHFQNTRLNYAIKRFNIGGKLLTNYLKEIVSFRYWDMMHETKLMNTIKEKTCFISKDFIFDIKRSQIDKLNSNLKIDYVLPNYNDPNNKTGYIKENLNNNNNNNDKNDKLNVNIEKDKDNNDIKSKEEGEEIKLNDEIKKDSTTTTNTTKEEDMEQVLSLVNERFTVPELLFNPSDIGMNQAGLAESIVQSINCTNSNLHIPLYSNIILLGGSTLFPGLKERLELELRKLAPEQYNINIFQPQDPILSPLYGGIRLAQQPDYLKYSISKQDYEEYGYNYCNKKFF; this is encoded by the exons atgaCAAGCAATACAGGTATGCTACCATTAACACCTGGTTTAGGACCATTGGCACCATCAATTTATGcatcaaatacaaataataaagttttaataattgataatggtggtCATACATTAAAAATTGCAACAAATAATCCATCTCAACCTCAtat tattgtACCAAATCAAGTTGGTAAagttaaaaatgaaaaacatcaaataatgggtgaagaattaataaattataatgatcCATCAGAAGTTAGGAGTAGGAATCCAATGGAGAAAGGGTATATAACAAATTGGGGTTTAGAGAAAGAGATATGGGATTATGCATTTAAAAGAGACGATATGAAAATTAAACCACAAGATTACAATTTACTATTAACAGAAGCACCAAATTCATTAGACGATTTAAGGAAAACAATGTATGAAGTGGTTTACGaacaatataaattcaaatcacTATATTTAACCACTTCATCAACGTTGGGCCTAGTTCATATTAAACAGCAGCTATTGCAATaccaacaacagcaacaccAACCACCACTAGATGCATCAATGATATCACTATTGAAATCACCTTGTCATTTAGTGGTTGATTGTGGTTACTCTTCAACTCATATAATACcacattttcaaaatactAGATTGAATTATGCCATAAAAAGATTCAATATCGGTGGTAAACTTTTAACAAATTATCTTAAAGAAATCGTCTCCTTTAGATATTGGGATATGATGCATGAAACAAAACTTATGAATacaataaaagaaaaaacttGTTTCATTTCAAAAGATTTCATTTTTGATATAAAACGTTctcaaattgataaattaaattcaaatttaaaaattgattatgTTTTACCAAATTATAatgatccaaataataaaactggttatataaaagaaaatttaaataataataataataataatgataaaaatgataaattaaatgtaaatattgaaaaagataaagataataatgatattaaatcaaaagagGAAGGagaagaaataaaattaaatgatgaaattaaaaaagattcaacaacaacaacaaatacaaccaAAGAAGAAGATATGGAACAAGTTTTATCATTGGTTAATGAAAGATTTACAGTAccagaattattatttaatccaTCAGATATTGGAATGAATCAAGCTGGTTTAGCTGAATCAATAGTTCAATCTATTAATtgtacaaattcaaatttacatATACCActttattcaaatattattctTTTAGGTGGTTCAACACTTTTCCCAGGTTTaaaagaaagattagaaTTAGAATTAAGAAAATTAGCTCCTGAACAAtacaatataaatatatttcaaCCACAAGA tcCAATTTTATCACCATTATATGGTGGTATTAGATTAGCACAACAAccagattatttaaaatattcaatttcaaaacaagACTATGAAGAATATGgttataattattgtaataaaaagtttttttaa